AAACCTTTTATCGCCCGTATTTTTCTAGACGTCCATCTTagcagtttcttttttttctttgatagcGTGTAATATGCTAAGATGGACGTCTAGAAAAATACAGTGGATAAAggaaaacatttaaaacaaCGATATATCACATGCGTgcgattaaaatatgaaactgTTGAAACGGAcatctatataaatacaattgcGAAAAAATATTTACGAAACTTTGTAAGTCGCGCGTAGCGCGTGTGATTAAAAGAAAGCCTCTCGCACACGCGGAAGCGTGTGCTGAGAAGCTAGTGAGTTAttaattcaattcaatcttATACACTAAACGTGGTCTaaaattatctatttttatataataatgaTTATTTAATTCGTTGTTACTCGTGTGAACGACTAATGTTGAATTTAACCTTTcgcaaaaagcaaaaaaaaaagagttgaatTTAACAAGTACATGTGCTGTGTTTCTGTTTTTCGGAGAATATAAATGTATGATGATTTGGGCTGCGCAATAATCGTGCAAACGCCTTCCTCTACCGTTAGTAACAGGCCTTAATTTGTACTCATTGGGTTCGATATTCTTGTGCAGTTTTTTCACTGTTTGGGCTTCGGCCCAAGCGTCGCTCTTCACAGCGAGATTAGAATAAGAATTTCAGTGAGgagaaatttttatatgtttcgGTTATAATGAGAAGTTCCTTAATAGCCTGTCTCCCTCATTATAACCCCTCAACATTTATAGAAGCTCCATGGAAGTGCAATTGGTGGATCTCCGTCATCCATGGAAGTGCCACAGAGATTAAGAAGAGGCCACAAGAAACGAAAGGACGTGCTTACTATGTGCCTACATATATTCCCATAAACTACACCCACGTACGTTCCTACGTTCTTTGCTTTGCATGTTGCTCCTAATTTCCTAATTCCTATGCTGCGCTATTATATTACCTCAATCACTCCGAAACCTCATCTTCTTCCCAGATTGGTTCACATAAAAGATGGAGCCTGCATTCTAGTGACACCTGAAGGCACGAGTCCCCACTCATCCCGCCACGTGGCACGCATCTACCGGTGCATGCCCCTCTCGAGCTAATTATGATTAGCTTCGCAATGGTGGATGAATGAATGAACGAATGAATATATGATCTTTCTGTTCTTCAACATAATCTCGACTTTATTGGAATTTTTCCTAGTTTCATGGCCCTCTAAACACAAATTAACACTTTTTTAACGTTTAATATTTTCACTGGAAAATTGTGTTTAAACTTCCAAAATCATTAATTTCAATGCCTCGTGTGGTTTCAcagaataaatatttaatctcCTCCATAATCTTCTTGTTTCAACAAGTGGTGAAGTTGTGGGCAAAGGCATGCGCCTGTGTAGCTCTCTCCATCTTCCTCATAGTTTGCATCCCCTTTTTGATCCTTGTGTTTCTACCCTTCTTCACTGCTTTTCTATGGGCACTTTTTCTTTGTAAGATCTTGTGTTTTTTCAGATTGTGCCCGCAATTTAGATTTCTAGAAACGAAAATATTCTTCAATTACTTGTCATGCACTGCAACAAAATTTATAGGCAGCAGAAGCAGCACATCCCATTTCGAGTGTGATTATAATCACAagattaataataatgataatgaGTTAATAGCCAAGTCACTTGAGGATAAGCAGGAGAGCGTTGACTTGGATCCCTCTGAGCTTCCATGTCTGTATGAATctgattttgatattgaagAAGAACATCAAGAGATCAACGGCGAAAGAAGGGTCAAGGAAGGGACCGGTCATATTCGCACTTACCAGGAGGAAGGCTCATGGCAAGTTGTGGTTTCAAAGCCTGCCGTGAGCAAGAAGATAGAGCCTCAATCGGTATGTATGtgtttaataataatatacaaatatattcaTTATCTCAGTTGATAATTTCATGTTGTGATTAACTTCCCAAttaaatattgttttgttttaattcgTTTGGAAACAGTTCTATGATGTTTTGTCGTTTTGGAAATGCAAGGAGAAAGGGCAGGAGACATAGAAGGAAAAATCCAACATCTCATCTCTTGTGTAAAGATTGTATAGCTGGCTAGGACTTGTTGTCTTTTTTGACATTGTGCAGTAATGTTTAATGGATCTCCACCTTTTGTGattgttttccattttgaCTCTTCCTGGCCTTTCTTAATCACCGCATTTCCCTAATTCTTCTAATCAAGCTCTGGGAGTTTCGAACCGTTGTTCACAGAGCTTACGCAACTTATATAAAactaataagaaaaagaacctTTCATCACTTGATTAATCTAACCTAACTTTGTGTGCTGAAGAGAAAAACTTTGCTGCGGCAACCATGGTAGCCCTTTCTATTACATTTTCATCTTTACCAGCTGATGATGATACAAAGAAGCATGATGAACTGATCAATGAACTCAATCTTGTTGAGGCTctgctctctttcttcttgtccTTGAGCTTTAATCATGTATAGAAACAGTAGAGGTTTTTAAACTTGTAGCTAGTTTATGTTCTTTTATAATCTCCTGTTACTTTGCTGGTCAAGTTGAATTCACTCTAAACTTGACTTGATTGGTTCAGAGAGAAGGAAAGATCCCAGTACACATTGGTAGATTGTGACGTTTGCTTGGAGACCAAGTCTTAAAATTGTGTTTACTagtaaatcaaaattttggtCAGGCACATCCAGTcaaatattctttttgttttgttttgtgtttttttaagcTCGCATtcaagatgatgatgaagtaCTTAAACTGCAGGTGGCAGTCATATATTGACATAATCCAAATCTCAGGAGATTGTACAGAAGTCAACATTactttttgaaaacaaagtacAAACGCGTGACAAAGATAGACACAAGCGACAAGCACACGTCTTAGTGAATTGAATAGTCTTTgttaatgaaagaagaagacTGAATGAATGAATCTATATTTGATTAAGTTCAGAACGAACTTTTCCGTCAAAACTTTTAGCAAcagattatttttttctcatgGACTAGGATGTTCATAAGAGGTCTTCTTCTTGGTCTTTATTATCATATTTTAtcttctttattctttttaaaagattGAGGTGTGTGTGACTCACTTTTTTGACTAACTGATTTCCAATCCAGCTCAAAATTTGAGAAACATATAACTTGTTTGACCaattaatttccattcaaattcaaaatttagaaaacatCATAGAGAAGTCATTTGATGGATCGAACTTTACAGCTTTGCCTATATTTTAAAATGAGCCGCCGACCTCTAGACATCTTCTGGGCTAGGGCTGACTGAAACTTTTGGAcccaaaatatcaaaatcataattttaCCCTCTTGAACGCCATCTTTTATgtcaatttgatattttaatgtTAAATTTCACGATATTATTGTCCTATATATAGATAAGGATGACTTGGCTTGCGTTTCAACATGGGCTGCAGTGTATTACTGGGTCAAGTCAAAGTCCAACAAGGCTGCAGCAAGCCGAAATCGTCTGCATAGCTTCTAGTACTTTTCCACCAAGAATGGCATTGGCATCGATCCATTATTTCACTATATATATCGATATCGCTGCTACTCATCTAATCAATGTACACAAATCCCTCGAAAATAACAAGCTTCAAATATTTGCCTTGTTACTGCTGCTCTTAAAATGGCA
The window above is part of the Prunus dulcis chromosome 1, ALMONDv2, whole genome shotgun sequence genome. Proteins encoded here:
- the LOC117614457 gene encoding uncharacterized protein LOC117614457 isoform X1, which translates into the protein MPRVVSQNKYLISSIIFLFQQVVKLWAKACACVALSIFLIVCIPFLILVFLPFFTAFLWALFLCKILCFFRLCPQFRFLETKIFFNYLSCTATKFIGSRSSTSHFECDYNHKINNNDNELIAKSLEDKQESVDLDPSELPCLYESDFDIEEEHQEINGERRVKEGTGHIRTYQEEGSWQVVVSKPAVSKKIEPQSFYDVLSFWKCKEKGQET
- the LOC117614457 gene encoding uncharacterized protein LOC117614457 isoform X2, with product MPRVVSQNKYLISSIIFLFQQVVKLWAKACACVALSIFLIVCIPFLILVFLPFFTAFLWALFLCKILCFFRLCPQFRFLETKIFFNYLSCTATKFIGSRSSTSHFECDYNHKINNNDNELIAKSLEDKQESVDLDPSELPCLYESDFDIEEEHQEINGERRVKEGTGHIRTYQEEGSWQVVVSKPAVSKKIEPQSVAVIY